A genomic region of Arachis stenosperma cultivar V10309 chromosome 9, arast.V10309.gnm1.PFL2, whole genome shotgun sequence contains the following coding sequences:
- the LOC130949087 gene encoding uncharacterized protein LOC130949087 — MGATLVTVLSLAIVLALILVLLAELYCSLLLRRRHPRTNTTTTTTTPAASYPTLKNNNNNVYAQGVFQPPRSFLFPSLVCMAEEPNPNANESTPHSIGLVSVPSPLASFINRAPPTPKELQQEVEQHPPPPPPHHHHHHHECSNVNGEPEQHLVYISNPIYENQEEEKEEGKVMMTTPFETPETSPSQLDDYDDDDVDLSPMKKLPEEASSLRVTFSASDQSHSNNNCLSSSSASPSTSPSW, encoded by the coding sequence ATGGGAGCAACCTTGGTAACGGTTCTAAGCCTTGCCATTGTTCTCGCCCTCATCCTTGTCCTCCTTGCTGAACTCTACTGTTCCCTCTTGCTCCGCCGCCGCCACCCCAGaaccaacaccaccaccaccaccaccacaccCGCCGCTTCTTATCCAACCTTGAAgaataacaacaacaatgttTATGCACAAGGCGTATTCCAGCCTCCTAGAAGCTTCCTTTTTCCTTCCCTTGTTTGCATGGCAGAAGAACCAAATCCAAATGCAAATGAAAGTACCCCTCATAGCATCGGACTTGTCTCTGTTCCTTCCCCACTTGCTTCCTTCATTAACAGAGCTCCACCTACTCCAAAGGAACTTCAACAAGAAGTAGAACAAcaccctcctcctcctcctcctcatcatcatcatcatcatcacgaGTGCAGTAATGTTAATGGGGAGCCAGAGCAGCACCTTGTGTACATATCCAACCCCATTTACgagaaccaagaagaagaaaaagaagagggcAAAGTGATGATGACGACGCCGTTTGAAACACCAGAAACTTCCCCTTCTCAATTAgatgattatgatgatgatgatgtcgaTTTGAGTCCAATGAAGAAGCTCCCTGAAGAGGCTTCTTCGCTTAGGGTTACCTTCTCGGCAAGTGACCAGTCACATAGCAACAATAATTGTCTCTCCTCTTCTTCTGCTTCCCCTTCTACTTCTCCTTCATGGTGA
- the LOC130950760 gene encoding uncharacterized protein LOC130950760, translating to MFDGLLGRGFAAKCKSLIKQTKNRIDVIRRRRKATEKFLKRDIADLLANRLEDNAYNRAEGLIAELTLSSCYDFIEQSCDFVLKHLSVLQKLSGCPEECREAISTLMFAAARFSDLPELRDLRQMFQERYGDLECYVNQEFAANLNSKIFTLEMKVRLMQDIASEFSIKWDSKAFELRMSKSVAFAQGKNTVKHNHPTDNKPLHENDAASKGVKHDIFLQRSPGYPNDEHRLHYGKEAVVSKRDENDLRSKSKQPENGFNQPNSCDEVYQKRDGRSDLSPQRVDVTSKKSDRGYWKEGSMLKPTGSSSQDNIVEQFQGGSNLHNSWGNAIPLRESKDTATSRKSPGRAGFPSSNNANEPFAHGGVHERQAQRDETPRVKSYYNNAIPPPYVKHNSKRTIRENNLVSSGIPAYPSAPENPNAGSSSERTQLGSDNSEQDQQANGHSRPNKQSHENELSVREDAAESPSLKHKSVRRKHSKSRSNNDDGSNEDAEVGRKSRSRRRDESKRGLQILFDDERHKTDEDERIIDRLLIHYSKKPSIPLPEKSRRKSKTRHGHQIDNSSVKNGTLGGPDETPGIATHPPRSASLPHEESGAMEVNKVKLFNRAATFQADGSKEARHVHPKLPDYDDLAARMAALRGS from the exons ATGTTCGACGGCCTCCTCGGTCGGGGATTCGCCGCGAAATG caaATCGTTGATTAAACAGACGAAGAATCGGATCGATGTGataaggaggaggaggaaggcGACGGAGAAGTTTCTTAAGAGAGACATCGCTGATCTGCTTGCGAATCGTTTAGAGGACAATGCTTACAACAGa GCTGAAGGGTTGATTGCTGAGTTGACACTGTCATCTTGTTATGATTTTATTGAGCAATCATGCGATTTTGTGTTGAAACACCTTTCAGTGCTGCAGAAACTAAG TGGATGCCCTGAGGAATGTAGGGAGGCTATATCCACTTTGATGTTTGCCGCGGCAAGATTTTCTGATTTACCAGAGTTGCGTGATCTTCGGCAAATGTTTCAGGAGAGATACGGGGACCTAGAATGTTATGTTAATCAAGAG TTTGCAGCAAATTTGAATTCGAAGATTTTTACACTGGAGATGAAGGTCCGCTTGATGCAGGATATTGCTTCAGAATTTTCAATAAAGTGGGACTCCAAAGCTTTTGAGCTGAGGATGTCAAAATCAGTTGCATTTGCTCAG GGAAAAAATACAGTCAAGCATAATCATCCGACTGATAATAAACCATTACATGAAAATGATGCTGCCTCGAAAGGAGTCAAACATGATATTTTTTTACAGAGAAGTCCTGGCTATCCAAATGATGAGCACAGACTCCACTATGGCAAGGAAGCTGTTGTTTCGAAAAGAGATGAAAATGATCTTCGTTCTAAATCCAAACAACCTGAAAATGGATTCAATCAGCCAAATAGTTGTGACGAGGTCTATCAGAAAAGGGATGGTCGCAGTGATCTGTCACCACAAAGGGTAGATGTTACATCTAAGAAGAGTGATAGAGGATATTGGAAGGAAGGTAGTATGCTAAAACCAACTGGATCTTCATCTCAGGATAACATAGTGGAACAATTCCAAGGTGGTTCCAATCTGCATAATAGTTGGGGGAATGCCATCCCTTTAAGAGAAAGCAAGGACACTGCCACTTCTAGGAAGTCTCCTGGTCGTGCTGGATTTCCTTCAAGTAACAATGCGAATGAGCCATTTGCTCATGGTGGCGTACATGAGAGACAAGCCCAAAGGGATGAAACTCCTAGGGTAAAGTCCTACTACAATAATGCCATCCCACCCCCTTATGTCAAGCATAACTCTAAACGCACCATACGCGAAAACAACTTGGTATCTTCTGGCATCCCTGCATATCCTTCAGCACCGGAGAATCCCAATGCTGGGTCCTCATCTGAGAGGACCCAGTTGGGTTCGGATAATTCTGAACAAGATCAGCAGGCCAATGGACATTCAAGACCAAATAAACAGAGTCATGAAAATGAGCTATCTGTTCGTGAAGATGCTGCGGAATCCCCTTCATTAAAACACAAATCTGTGAGGAGGAAGCACTCAAAATCACGATCTAATAACGACGATGGCAGTAATGAAGATGCTGAAGTTGGTAGAAAATCAAGGAGCAGGAGACGAGATGAATCAAAGCGTGGCTTGCAAATCTTGTTTGATGATGAGCGGCATAAGACTGATGAAGATGAGAGGATAATAGATAGGTTGCTGATCCATTATAGCAAAAAGCCATCCATCCCTTTGCCTGAAAAATCAAGAAGAAAGTCTAAAACTCGCCATGGACATCAAATTGATAACTCTTCTGTGAAAAATGGAACCTTAGGAGGACCTGATGAGACACCAGGGATTGCGACTCATCCACCGAGATCAGCATCCCTTCCTCATGAAGAATCAGGAGCTATGGAAGTTAACAAAGTCAAACTATTCAATCGTGCTGCTACGTTTCAGGCAGATGGATCAAAAGAAGCTCGGCATGTGCATCCCAAGTTACCTGACTATGATGATTTAGCTGCTAGGATGGCAGCCTTGAGAGGATCATAA